The genomic window AGATGCTTTAGCACTAAGTATTAAAATTGGTAAGAATGGTGATAACACCAATGAAAATAACACTGAGGTTGCTGAAATCTCTTTAAAAGATTAATTTTTCAAATCACACATAAATAAAAAAAGACGCAATAAATGCGTCTTTTTTTATGCATATTATTTCATCATTCATACCATATTTGACTGATATTTTCAATTGATTTATTCATAAGTAAAGGTTACTTTTCAGAAGTTTCACTCTTTTTATACACCCATTCAATTATAAAACAAAAAAGAATAATACCAATTGAAATCATTACTCCCGTTAGGTTATCACTCACCTGCTGCATTATAAGAATTATCAATGCCAATGCACAAAGTACAAAGCCAAGCAGTGGAATTATTTTATTCGTCTTCATTTTAGCTGCCAACTTATATCCCACATAATTAACAATACCAAAAATGAGTATAAAACCAACACTACCTGCTGTAGAAATACTTTCGAGATTGAGCAAGTTTACTAAAACAAGAGTTGCTATTGCTGTGATCATTAAACCTATTGGCTGACCCCAAAGTTTGGCAATAAAATGGTGTGATAACTCATCATCCTCTGCAATTTCATAATTCACCTTGCTTCCTCCATAGAGCGAGGCGTTAATTGCAGAAAATGTTGAAATAAGTGCTGCAATAGTAATTATGGTAAAGCCTACTTTTCCTAACATAGGTTTAGCTGCCTCTGCCAATACATAATCCTTTGCCTTAGCTATATCTTCAAACGGAAGTGAACCAACGGTAACTAACGCAATTATAATGTATAACAAAATAACAAAGATTACCGAAAAATAATAGGCCTTAGAAATATTCTTCTCGGGATTTTCTATATCTGGTGCTGCGTTTGCAATAAGTTCAAAACCTTCATACGCTACAAAAATTATCATTCCGCCTGCAAATAATTTCAATGGGCTTTCCCAATTGGCAGCAGATAATTGGGCAAGATTGGGATTACCTATTAATCCGTATGCTCCAATTCCTATAAAACCTATTAGTATTATTAATTTTATGATTACTGCATAGGCTTCAATTTTACCAACAACTGCAATACTGTAATAGTTTATTGCCGTAGCCAGTAAAATTATGGCACTAGCATAGATGTGAAAGTCCACTGTTTTATTTTGTGTAATTTCCCAGAGATTGGGTGCATACGAACCAAATGCAGAAGCGTAAAGTGATAACATTACAATATAGCTCACCCACAACAAATTATTAATAGCACCACTAAAAACAGTTTTACCAAACCCTTGATTGATAAATTTCACTGTACCTCCTCTGTCAGGATACTTTTTTGAAAGGTTTACATAACTGTAAGAGGTAATAAGTGCTAAAATACCAGCAAATAAAAAAGAGATTGGAGTTCCGCCTTTTGCCAGCGAAACAGCCAATCCCAATACTGCAAAAATTCCTCCACCTACCATTCCACCTATTCCAATAGAAATAGCATCTTTTAGAGTAATTTTTTTGTTAGTTGACATATTAATATAAGGTTATACTAACTAAGTTAATACTTTATTACACCTTATCAAAAAATGTTTTGTGTATTAAGCCTGCCACTACAGCTCCTGCTATTGGTGCTAACCAAAACAACCATACCTGTGACAAATATGCTCCGTCTGCAAAAATTGCCTGACTCATTGAACGTGCTGGGTTTACCGATGTGTTAGATATAGGAATACTAATTAAGTGAATTAAAGTCAATGCCAAACCAATAGCAATACCAGCAAAACCCTCAGGCGCCTTAACATAAGTACTTCCCAATATTATTAACAAAAAGAACATTGTTAGCACAAACTCTGTAATTAAAACAGACATCATAGAATAACCTTCTGGAGATAACTCTCCATAACCATTTGCAGCAAAACTACCAACAGATTCAAAACCTGGTTTTCCAGAAACAATCAAATACAACACAACTGCCGCTGCAATTGCTCCTACAACTTGAGCTATAATGTAACCCAACAAATCCTTAGACTCAAACTTACCGCCTACCCAAAGAC from Winogradskyella sp. MH6 includes these protein-coding regions:
- the aqpZ gene encoding aquaporin Z, with translation MKKLFAEFFGTFWLVFGGCGSAIFAAGIPDLGIGFVGVALAFGLTVLTMAYAIGHISGAHLNPAVSIGLWVGGKFESKDLLGYIIAQVVGAIAAAVVLYLIVSGKPGFESVGSFAANGYGELSPEGYSMMSVLITEFVLTMFFLLIILGSTYVKAPEGFAGIAIGLALTLIHLISIPISNTSVNPARSMSQAIFADGAYLSQVWLFWLAPIAGAVVAGLIHKTFFDKV
- a CDS encoding APC family permease; translated protein: MSTNKKITLKDAISIGIGGMVGGGIFAVLGLAVSLAKGGTPISFLFAGILALITSYSYVNLSKKYPDRGGTVKFINQGFGKTVFSGAINNLLWVSYIVMLSLYASAFGSYAPNLWEITQNKTVDFHIYASAIILLATAINYYSIAVVGKIEAYAVIIKLIILIGFIGIGAYGLIGNPNLAQLSAANWESPLKLFAGGMIIFVAYEGFELIANAAPDIENPEKNISKAYYFSVIFVILLYIIIALVTVGSLPFEDIAKAKDYVLAEAAKPMLGKVGFTIITIAALISTFSAINASLYGGSKVNYEIAEDDELSHHFIAKLWGQPIGLMITAIATLVLVNLLNLESISTAGSVGFILIFGIVNYVGYKLAAKMKTNKIIPLLGFVLCALALIILIMQQVSDNLTGVMISIGIILFCFIIEWVYKKSETSEK